A single genomic interval of Nocardioides palaemonis harbors:
- a CDS encoding cytochrome c oxidase assembly protein, with the protein MLLPLSADLEVLPRFTLGRVLTDWGIDPIPFIVVVWGTGLYALGVVVLHRRGDRWPVGRTLAFVGLGMGSFALATLSGLGRYDTTLLSVHMVQHMVLSMVVPLALALGAPITLALRTLPATPRGWLLAVLHSRVAKVLAFPPLAFVLYVASPWALYFSPWYDASLASSYVHQMMHVHLVLVGTLFFWPLMGIDPLPGRVGYPFRVLLTIMTLPFHAFLGVTIMGQSTLIGEEHYLALREGPMASWLPPALEDQHLAGGILWASGDLVGVLFFAVLFTQWVRSSMKEASREDRRLDLAERRGARTP; encoded by the coding sequence GTGCTGCTCCCCCTCTCCGCCGACCTCGAGGTCCTCCCCAGATTCACGCTCGGGAGGGTGTTGACCGACTGGGGGATCGACCCGATCCCGTTCATCGTCGTCGTCTGGGGGACGGGCCTGTACGCGCTCGGCGTGGTCGTGCTGCACCGCCGCGGCGACCGCTGGCCGGTGGGACGCACCCTCGCCTTCGTCGGGCTGGGGATGGGGTCGTTCGCGCTCGCCACGCTGTCCGGGCTGGGCCGCTACGACACCACCCTCCTGAGCGTCCACATGGTCCAGCACATGGTGCTGTCGATGGTGGTGCCGCTCGCGCTGGCGCTCGGCGCCCCGATCACCCTCGCGCTGCGCACCCTGCCCGCCACCCCGCGCGGGTGGCTGCTGGCGGTGCTGCACTCCCGCGTCGCGAAGGTGCTGGCGTTCCCGCCGCTGGCGTTCGTGCTCTACGTCGCCTCGCCGTGGGCGCTCTACTTCAGCCCGTGGTACGACGCCAGCCTGGCCTCGTCCTACGTCCACCAGATGATGCACGTGCACCTCGTCCTGGTCGGGACGCTCTTCTTCTGGCCGCTGATGGGCATCGACCCGCTGCCCGGCCGGGTGGGCTACCCGTTCCGGGTGCTGCTCACCATCATGACGCTGCCCTTCCACGCCTTCCTGGGCGTCACGATCATGGGCCAGTCGACCCTGATCGGCGAGGAGCACTACCTCGCGCTGCGCGAGGGCCCGATGGCGTCCTGGCTGCCACCGGCGCTGGAGGACCAGCACCTGGCCGGCGGGATCCTGTGGGCCAGCGGTGACCTCGTCGGCGTGCTGTTCTTCGCGGTGCTGTTCACCCAGTGGGTGCGGTCGTCGATGAAGGAGGCGTCACGCGAGGACCGGCGCCTCGACCTCGCCGAGCGTCGCGGGGCGCGTACGCCCTGA
- a CDS encoding glycosyltransferase 87 family protein, producing the protein MEITVLRRLALVALCTLLAVVGVFETTAHLHLTGPGWDAAAYWGAWRGEMYDGSVGDPGHYLYSPAFAQAVWPLAHTTWPFFAGFFVLVNAMGLAWLLRPLPLVLAVPLWVAGSQEVLSGNVFVPMAIVAALGMRLPQLWAFVALTKITPCLGPVWFAARGEWGALARALGATAAVVAVSALLAPGLWGDWLGFLVDQARISDGAAGWAFIPGPLYRLPVALLLVVWAARTDRVWVLPVAMVVATPFIWNGSLTLLAAIPRLRAYAPRDARRGRGAGPRVTPPSSTTAPTG; encoded by the coding sequence GTGGAGATCACCGTGCTCAGGAGGCTGGCGCTGGTGGCGCTCTGCACCCTCCTGGCCGTGGTCGGCGTGTTCGAGACGACGGCCCACCTCCACCTCACCGGACCCGGCTGGGACGCCGCGGCCTACTGGGGCGCCTGGCGCGGCGAGATGTACGACGGCTCCGTCGGCGACCCCGGCCACTACCTCTACAGCCCGGCCTTCGCCCAGGCGGTCTGGCCGCTCGCGCACACCACCTGGCCGTTCTTCGCGGGCTTCTTCGTCCTGGTCAACGCGATGGGCCTTGCCTGGCTGCTGCGCCCGTTGCCCTTGGTGCTGGCGGTGCCCCTCTGGGTGGCCGGGTCGCAGGAGGTGCTCTCGGGCAACGTGTTCGTCCCGATGGCGATCGTCGCGGCCCTCGGCATGCGCCTGCCCCAGCTGTGGGCGTTCGTCGCGCTCACCAAGATCACGCCGTGCCTGGGGCCGGTCTGGTTCGCCGCCCGCGGCGAGTGGGGCGCGCTCGCACGCGCGCTCGGCGCCACGGCTGCGGTGGTGGCCGTCTCCGCTCTCCTCGCGCCGGGCCTCTGGGGCGACTGGCTCGGGTTCCTCGTCGACCAGGCGCGGATCTCCGACGGCGCCGCCGGCTGGGCCTTCATCCCGGGTCCGCTCTACCGCCTCCCGGTCGCGCTCCTGCTGGTCGTCTGGGCCGCGCGCACCGACCGGGTCTGGGTGCTGCCGGTCGCGATGGTGGTGGCCACCCCGTTCATCTGGAACGGGTCGCTCACGCTGCTCGCCGCGATCCCCCGCCTCAGGGCGTACGCGCCCCGCGACGCTCGGCGAGGTCGAGGCGCCGGTCCTCGCGTGACGCCTCCTTCATCGACGACCGCACCCACTGGGTGA
- a CDS encoding Rv3143 family two-component system response regulator, with product MSDSTKTLKVLVYSDDVNTRQQVILALGRRPHPDLPEVEYVEVATEPVVLQNMDRGDIALAILDGEAVPAGGMGIAKQLKDEIYQCPPVVVLTGRPQDAWLATWSRAEAAVPHPIDPIQLAEQVVGLLRSSVPATT from the coding sequence GTGAGCGACTCCACGAAGACGTTGAAGGTCCTGGTCTACAGCGACGACGTCAACACCCGGCAGCAGGTGATCCTCGCGCTGGGGCGTCGTCCCCACCCCGACCTGCCCGAGGTCGAGTACGTCGAGGTCGCCACCGAGCCGGTGGTGCTGCAGAACATGGACCGCGGCGACATCGCCCTGGCGATCCTCGACGGCGAGGCCGTGCCCGCCGGCGGCATGGGCATCGCCAAGCAGCTCAAGGACGAGATCTACCAGTGCCCGCCGGTCGTGGTGCTCACCGGCCGCCCGCAGGACGCCTGGCTGGCCACCTGGTCGCGCGCCGAGGCCGCGGTCCCGCACCCGATCGACCCGATCCAGCTCGCCGAGCAGGTCGTCGGCCTGCTCCGCTCCTCGGTCCCGGCCACCACCTGA